The following coding sequences lie in one Lolium perenne isolate Kyuss_39 chromosome 2, Kyuss_2.0, whole genome shotgun sequence genomic window:
- the LOC127336852 gene encoding rust resistance kinase Lr10 yields MNSLALAGIIVGGVVLLMAFRHITRCVEVNRERHAERERLQAIQTQSAAGHLPATHNVELESVNRFLDGILREKPARFTPENLHEFTGGYAERVGSGGFGVVYRGRFPNGVLVAVKVLNGTLDRRAEEQFMAEVGTAGRTYHINLVRLYGFCFDATTKALVYEYLENGSLDRVIFNAAAGAAHVLAFDTLHGIVVGTAKGIRYLHEECQHRIIHYDIKPGNVLLAADYSPKVADFGLARLCNSDNSHLTMTGARGTPGYAAPELWLPLPVTHKCDVYSFGMLVFEILGRRRNYLEAAQSQHAAAAGPDTMISQEWYPK; encoded by the exons ATGAACTCTCTCGCCTTAG CTGGGATCATCGTGGGTGGCGTCGTCCTCCTCATGGCCTTCAGGCACATCACCAGATGCGTCGAGGTGAACCGAGAGCGGCACGCGGAGCGCGAGAGGCTGCAAGCCATACAGACACAGAGCGCAGCAGGTCACCTGCCGGCGACGCACAACGTCGAGCTAGAGTCGGTGAACCGATTCCTGGACGGCATCCTGCGCGAGAAGCCCGCGCGGTTCACGCCGGAGAACCTGCACGAGTTCACGGGGGGCTACGCGGAGCGGGTAGGTTCCGGCGGCTTCGGCGTGGTGTACCGCGGCAGGTTTCCGAACGGCGTGCTCGTGGCCGTGAAGGTGCTCAACGGCACGCTCGACCGTCGCGCCGAGGAGCAGTTCATGGCGGAGGTCGGCACGGCGGGCCGGACGTACCACATCAACCTCGTCCGCCTCTACGGCTTCTGCTTCGACGCCACCACAAAGGCGCTCGTCTACGAATACCTCGAGAACGGCTCCCTCGACCGCGTTATCTTCAACGCCGCCGCCGGTGCCGCCCACGTGCTCGCGTTCGACACGCTGCACGGCATCGTCGTCGGAACAGCGAAGGGGATCCGGTACCTGCACGAGGAGTGCCAGCACCGGATCATCCACTACGACATCAAGCCGGGCAACGTGCTGCTCGCGGCGGACTACTCCCCAAAGGTAGCCGACTTCGGGCTCGCCAGGCTCTGCAACAGCGACAACAGCCACCTGACCATGACCGGCGCGCGGGGCACGCCCGGTTACGCGGCGCCCGAGCTGTGGCTGCCGCTCCCTGTGACCCACAAGTGCGACGTGTACAGCTTCGGCATGCTCGTGTTCGAGATACTCGGGAGACGGCGCAACTACCTCGAGGCCGCCCAGTCCCAGCACGCGGCGGCGGCAGGGCCGGACACGATGATCAGCCAGGAGTGGTACCCGAAGTAG